Proteins co-encoded in one Coriobacterium glomerans PW2 genomic window:
- a CDS encoding ATP-binding protein: MSEDFYPFVDSGDPPPDNAHITTARQPKTEAASAPEGAPHAAEALAPESALKRRQAGMSASYATRIAIYDDMLSTPRVIVIAPNEIRTYLEEITNTVYRCMREQGGRISLMVIREIVENFIHANFVEPIISILDDGNTIRFADQGPGIGDKERAFDFGVTSADQNMKRYIRGTGAGFPMVQQYLETSGGVVSIEDNMSAGTVVTISVDVDRAREIDAARERGAAVRGGGARGRREAAARPYEAQSAREAVPGISEATGRAHRDHVGERVAWPTGETWGARSEPFVSRREHQALSFLLRHGQAGPTELVAEFGYSGPTWSRELATLNQCGLVVKRGQKYILTESGAAWIGARRDSAL; encoded by the coding sequence ATGTCTGAAGACTTTTATCCGTTCGTAGATTCCGGCGATCCACCACCGGACAACGCGCATATCACGACGGCGCGCCAGCCGAAGACAGAGGCTGCGTCAGCGCCCGAGGGTGCTCCGCACGCCGCTGAGGCGCTGGCGCCCGAAAGCGCTCTCAAGCGCCGGCAGGCGGGGATGTCGGCGTCATACGCCACGCGGATAGCGATCTACGATGACATGCTGTCGACGCCGCGTGTCATCGTCATCGCCCCGAACGAGATCAGAACCTACCTAGAGGAGATCACGAACACCGTCTACCGCTGCATGAGAGAGCAAGGCGGGCGCATCTCGCTCATGGTGATCCGTGAGATCGTCGAGAACTTCATCCATGCCAACTTCGTCGAACCCATCATCTCCATCTTGGACGACGGCAACACCATTCGCTTCGCCGACCAGGGACCCGGCATCGGAGACAAGGAACGCGCATTCGACTTCGGTGTGACCTCGGCAGATCAGAACATGAAGCGCTATATTCGGGGCACCGGGGCGGGATTCCCCATGGTCCAGCAATACCTCGAGACGAGCGGCGGGGTCGTATCCATCGAGGACAACATGAGCGCGGGGACGGTCGTGACCATCAGCGTCGACGTCGATCGAGCTCGCGAGATCGACGCGGCCAGAGAGAGGGGCGCCGCCGTTCGCGGTGGAGGCGCGCGAGGTCGGCGCGAGGCGGCGGCGAGGCCATATGAAGCGCAAAGCGCGCGCGAAGCCGTCCCGGGGATCTCCGAGGCGACCGGGAGGGCGCATCGAGATCACGTGGGCGAGCGCGTCGCGTGGCCGACAGGTGAGACATGGGGCGCGCGCAGCGAACCATTTGTCAGCAGAAGAGAGCATCAGGCGCTCTCATTTCTGCTGAGACACGGGCAAGCGGGTCCGACGGAGCTTGTCGCGGAATTCGGGTATTCCGGTCCCACGTGGTCCAGAGAGCTTGCTACACTGAATCAATGCGGACTCGTGGTAAAGCGCGGGCAGAAATATATTCTCACGGAATCGGGTGCGGCTTGGATAGGTGCGCGCCGCGATTCCGCACTCTGA
- a CDS encoding DnaA ATPase domain-containing protein, producing MDNEADIILEDTISFCERDERDARLISMLRQSRADSLTGDKLTIEAPSRFAYSYLMKQRKIIERYLEEIAFCPLTLHIGIPRSSSGDADGRSAAPAAASAVPAGAAGDGGRSLEATSGETSAAALAADAHGPTAERENAAADGDPRARETPSGAAAAVLGTQQRDAAETKGVTIKNTLSQDAFRKMMNSIAGQESRQPKPKTMAEGASGREGADGGDFPSVPVNSKFTFENFVYGEENKQAYQSSLRFAAFAEEPGSYTSLFIYGNSGLGKTHLLLAIENYLAETKPYMRVKYANSQAYIDDFINEVAIQKTDGHAILRDYHAADILIIDDIQNIIGKTASIDYFFRLMDEFIRDNKKVVIASDRAPKKLGMDERLTSRFNGGMLCLVSEPGFEMKYAILKRYYENNVLASDAAPLTRETTDVSLLSSIYTGGGHLSDAQLRHMAEISGTNIRELESFCERCACDSYEKEQVGEELTGEDIEAIADEYFDTARKKIHIDTVQSVVEEFYHVTHEEMIGPRRTANIAFARHVAVYLSNDMCDTTTPAVGAQFGGRDHSTVLNSMKVIEKKMKGDRALCEELQQLRNKIVLKS from the coding sequence ATGGACAACGAAGCGGACATCATATTGGAAGATACGATCTCGTTCTGCGAGCGAGATGAGCGAGACGCGCGTCTCATCAGCATGCTCCGGCAGTCGAGAGCCGATTCCCTCACCGGCGACAAGCTCACAATCGAAGCACCGTCGCGCTTCGCGTACTCCTATCTCATGAAGCAGCGCAAGATCATCGAGCGCTATCTCGAGGAGATCGCTTTTTGTCCGCTGACGCTGCATATCGGCATTCCGCGATCGTCAAGCGGCGACGCGGACGGTCGCAGCGCCGCACCCGCTGCGGCATCCGCGGTGCCGGCGGGCGCCGCGGGCGATGGAGGCCGGAGCCTCGAGGCGACCTCGGGGGAGACGTCCGCGGCAGCGCTCGCTGCAGATGCGCACGGCCCGACAGCCGAGCGTGAAAACGCAGCCGCCGACGGAGATCCGAGAGCGCGCGAGACGCCCTCGGGTGCCGCTGCGGCGGTGCTCGGCACCCAGCAGCGAGATGCCGCGGAAACCAAGGGCGTCACAATAAAAAACACCCTGTCCCAAGATGCCTTCAGAAAGATGATGAACAGCATCGCCGGACAGGAGAGCCGGCAGCCCAAACCGAAGACGATGGCGGAGGGCGCATCGGGTCGAGAGGGCGCAGACGGCGGTGACTTTCCCTCCGTACCCGTGAACTCGAAGTTCACATTCGAGAACTTCGTGTACGGCGAGGAGAACAAGCAGGCGTACCAATCTTCGCTGCGATTCGCCGCATTCGCCGAGGAGCCGGGATCCTATACCTCCTTGTTCATCTACGGCAACTCCGGCCTCGGAAAGACCCATCTTCTTCTCGCGATCGAGAACTATCTCGCCGAGACGAAGCCCTATATGCGGGTCAAATACGCGAACTCCCAAGCCTATATAGACGATTTCATCAATGAGGTCGCGATTCAGAAGACCGATGGCCACGCCATCCTGCGTGATTATCATGCCGCGGACATCTTGATCATCGATGACATACAAAACATCATCGGCAAGACGGCGAGCATCGACTACTTCTTCCGCCTCATGGACGAATTCATCCGCGATAACAAGAAGGTCGTCATCGCCTCGGATCGCGCGCCGAAGAAGCTCGGCATGGATGAGAGGCTGACGAGCCGCTTCAACGGCGGGATGCTCTGCCTGGTGTCCGAGCCGGGGTTCGAGATGAAATACGCGATCCTCAAGCGCTACTACGAGAACAACGTGCTGGCTTCAGATGCCGCTCCGCTGACCCGCGAGACCACCGACGTCTCCCTGCTGAGTTCCATATACACCGGCGGCGGCCACCTCTCCGATGCGCAGCTGAGGCATATGGCCGAGATCTCGGGAACGAACATCCGCGAGCTCGAGAGCTTCTGCGAGCGCTGCGCCTGCGACTCCTACGAGAAGGAGCAGGTCGGAGAGGAGCTGACCGGAGAGGACATAGAGGCGATCGCCGACGAATACTTCGATACGGCGCGCAAGAAGATCCATATCGACACGGTCCAATCGGTCGTCGAGGAGTTCTACCATGTGACCCATGAGGAGATGATCGGCCCGAGGCGCACCGCCAACATTGCGTTCGCGCGGCATGTGGCGGTCTATCTGTCCAATGACATGTGCGACACCACGACACCGGCCGTGGGCGCTCAGTTCGGTGGGCGCGACCACTCGACGGTGCTCAACAGCATGAAGGTGATCGAGAAGAAGATGAAGGGCGATCGCGCCCTGTGCGAGGAGCTTCAGCAGCTCCGCAACAAGATCGTCTTGAAGTCGTGA
- the dnaN gene encoding DNA polymerase III subunit beta translates to MEFTVSQNALSEALAIVSKGVASASTLPILSGVLITAGDGVLEFQTSNYTISIRHRIAAHVEKDGSLVVPCKTLSNITKTLPDAPVRFQLVERQVNITCEKSTFRLNTLDAADFPEFPTYALESAVELPSRTLTDMVARVWRVTSTDKARPILGGVHMTVENNTIRLVATDSFRLAVCDTQVETSSLEGSFELNVPADAFNDALTIMSEQQTILVGATDTQVVFEAGDTTYVSRRIEGVYPNYNQLIPDSCTTSVKIDVEAITAALKRVSAIASTNPAVKFAIDVERGSLALSAISSDQDLAQEIIDVEAEGESGVIAFNYHYIFGCLNVLAKEQEISLELKNYTQAGVFKSYGKINYLYLVMPVRI, encoded by the coding sequence ATGGAGTTCACTGTCAGCCAGAACGCGCTATCAGAGGCGCTCGCCATCGTCTCAAAGGGCGTCGCTTCCGCCTCGACCCTGCCCATTCTCTCCGGCGTTTTGATCACAGCCGGGGATGGCGTGCTCGAATTCCAGACGTCGAACTACACGATATCGATTCGGCATCGCATCGCCGCCCACGTCGAGAAGGACGGCTCGCTCGTCGTGCCGTGCAAGACGCTGTCAAACATCACGAAGACGCTGCCCGACGCTCCGGTCCGCTTCCAGCTCGTCGAGCGCCAAGTGAACATCACCTGCGAGAAGAGCACATTTCGCCTGAACACGCTCGACGCCGCCGACTTTCCGGAGTTTCCGACCTATGCGCTGGAGAGCGCCGTCGAGCTGCCCTCGCGCACGCTCACCGATATGGTCGCGCGCGTGTGGCGCGTCACCTCGACCGACAAGGCCCGCCCGATCCTGGGCGGCGTCCACATGACCGTCGAGAACAACACGATCCGTCTCGTGGCCACGGATTCATTTCGCCTCGCCGTATGCGACACGCAGGTCGAGACCTCCTCGCTCGAGGGAAGCTTCGAGCTGAACGTTCCAGCCGATGCGTTCAATGATGCCCTCACGATCATGTCCGAGCAGCAGACCATCCTGGTCGGAGCAACCGATACCCAAGTTGTTTTCGAAGCGGGTGACACCACGTACGTCTCGCGGCGCATAGAGGGGGTCTATCCAAACTACAACCAGCTCATTCCCGACTCGTGCACCACGAGCGTCAAAATCGATGTCGAGGCCATAACCGCAGCGCTCAAGCGCGTCTCCGCCATAGCGAGCACGAACCCTGCGGTGAAATTCGCGATCGACGTCGAACGGGGATCGCTTGCGCTGTCTGCCATCTCAAGTGATCAGGACCTCGCACAGGAGATCATCGACGTCGAGGCGGAAGGGGAGTCCGGTGTCATCGCGTTCAACTACCACTACATCTTCGGCTGCTTGAACGTACTGGCCAAAGAGCAGGAGATCTCACTCGAGCTCAAGAACTACACTCAGGCCGGCGTCTTCAAGTCATACGGCAAGATCAACTACCTCTATCTGGTCATGCCGGTCCGCATCTGA
- the recF gene encoding DNA replication/repair protein RecF (All proteins in this family for which functions are known are DNA-binding proteins that assist the filamentation of RecA onto DNA for the initiation of recombination or recombinational repair.) — MGVLARSLRLRDYRSFERFSLDLDPGTTVLSGRNAVGKTNLIEALQLLTFGQSFRKASPSELIRDGAERAVLDLNLSGGGRDIDLGLVATAGKRAFSRNGKPCRASSIRGVMPSVLFCPDHLDMVKRSAGVRRGALDDFGTQLSARYAQLVGSYGRIVEQRNALLRDVALSDGLLDAWDDALIETGCALIAHRISLLARLRAAMRRIHASIAPGEQMDVGYRASICPTEDLLTERADRATLERRYRGALAAARPDEIRRCVSLMGPHRDEIAFTVAGRDARSFASQGQQRTLVLSWKIAEVDVACEILGAPPLLLLDDVMSELDEPRRSAVMEFVEEGIQTVISTTNLGYFSSSMLRRAKVVTIGNEREKRGEGI; from the coding sequence ATGGGTGTGCTCGCCCGCTCGCTGCGCTTGCGGGACTATCGCAGCTTCGAGCGATTCAGCCTCGATCTCGATCCGGGCACGACGGTGCTCTCGGGTAGAAACGCCGTGGGCAAGACAAATCTCATCGAGGCGCTTCAGCTGCTGACGTTCGGTCAGTCGTTTCGGAAGGCGTCGCCATCCGAGCTCATCCGCGATGGTGCCGAGCGCGCTGTGCTCGATCTGAATCTGTCGGGAGGTGGTCGCGATATCGATCTGGGACTTGTCGCGACGGCGGGAAAACGCGCGTTCTCCCGCAACGGGAAGCCCTGCCGCGCGTCATCCATTCGCGGTGTCATGCCATCGGTCCTGTTCTGTCCCGATCATCTTGACATGGTGAAGAGATCCGCCGGTGTTCGCCGCGGTGCCCTCGATGACTTCGGAACGCAGCTGAGCGCGCGATACGCGCAGCTGGTCGGCTCCTATGGAAGGATCGTCGAGCAGCGGAACGCGCTGCTGAGAGACGTTGCGCTCTCAGATGGGCTGTTGGACGCCTGGGACGACGCCCTGATCGAAACCGGATGCGCCCTGATCGCGCATCGCATCTCGCTGCTCGCCCGCCTGCGCGCGGCGATGCGGCGCATCCATGCGAGCATCGCTCCGGGTGAGCAGATGGACGTGGGCTACCGGGCCAGCATATGCCCCACGGAGGATCTGCTCACCGAAAGAGCCGATCGCGCGACGCTCGAGCGGAGATACCGCGGCGCGCTCGCTGCGGCGCGTCCCGACGAAATCCGTCGCTGCGTCTCGCTGATGGGACCCCACCGCGACGAGATCGCCTTCACTGTCGCGGGTCGCGACGCGCGCTCCTTCGCCTCGCAGGGCCAGCAGCGCACACTCGTCTTGTCATGGAAGATCGCCGAGGTCGATGTCGCATGCGAGATTCTCGGCGCTCCGCCCTTGCTGCTTCTGGATGACGTGATGAGCGAACTCGATGAACCGCGACGCTCCGCCGTCATGGAATTTGTCGAGGAGGGGATCCAGACGGTCATCTCAACGACGAACCTCGGATACTTCTCCTCGTCGATGCTTCGACGCGCCAAGGTGGTGACGATCGGCAATGAGCGGGAAAAGCGAGGGGAGGGGATCTGA
- the gyrB gene encoding DNA topoisomerase (ATP-hydrolyzing) subunit B produces the protein MAKKNDYNGGEIKILEGLEAVRKRPGMYIGSTSASGLHHLVYEVVDNSVDEAMAGYCTRIGVTIHADNSVTVIDNGRGIPVDKHPVKRIPTLEVVMTILHAGGKFDNKAYKVSGGLHGVGISVVNALSHRVRVQVKRDGNIYEMVFSRGKTVEKMHIVGSSRSTGTTITFWPDDEIFETTIFDYDTLRNRLQETAFLNRNLRITITDERELAPRTEEFVYAGGIVDFVKYLNHGKDIPEGLKKPIYVSGASEEDAPVERTGEVEVALQWSSSYTENVMCYANDIFTPEGGMHLEGFRTALTRVINDYARRQNMIKEKDANLTGDDVREGLAAVISVKLADPQFEGQTKAKLGSSFMRGLVLKVLSDGLSDYLEEHPRAGREIVRKAQQASRARNAARKAREATRRKSLLETAALPGKLADCSVRDAEMTELFIVEGDSAGGSAKDGRRRDIQAILPLRGKILNVERVGDHRAFSSETIQSLITAIGSGVTQVQGDGEGFDVSKARYHKIIIMTDADVDGAHIRTLLLTFFYKYMRPLIDEGFVYVACPPIFGVKVGKKIHYVYPDGRTPEEEILRRTITSLGLDPDEDADELEADRPKKKHRGYAVQRYKGLGEMDPAQLASTTMDPKTRILQRVTIEDASLAERAVRELMGPDVAPRRDYIEKHAHDARFLDA, from the coding sequence GTGGCGAAGAAAAACGATTACAACGGCGGAGAGATCAAGATCCTCGAGGGTCTGGAGGCCGTTCGCAAGCGCCCGGGCATGTATATCGGCTCCACGAGCGCGAGCGGTCTGCACCATCTCGTCTACGAGGTGGTGGACAACTCCGTCGATGAGGCGATGGCGGGATACTGCACAAGGATCGGCGTGACCATTCACGCGGACAACTCGGTCACGGTCATCGACAACGGCCGCGGCATACCGGTGGACAAGCACCCCGTCAAGCGCATTCCGACCCTCGAGGTCGTCATGACGATTCTGCACGCCGGCGGCAAGTTCGACAACAAGGCCTACAAGGTCTCCGGTGGCCTGCACGGTGTGGGCATCTCAGTGGTGAACGCATTGTCCCACCGCGTTCGCGTGCAGGTCAAAAGAGATGGCAACATCTACGAGATGGTGTTCTCACGCGGCAAGACCGTTGAGAAGATGCACATCGTCGGATCCTCGAGGTCCACGGGTACGACAATTACCTTCTGGCCCGACGACGAGATCTTCGAGACGACGATCTTCGATTACGACACCTTGCGCAACCGCCTGCAGGAGACCGCGTTTCTGAACCGCAACCTCCGGATCACGATCACCGACGAGCGCGAGCTCGCGCCCCGAACCGAGGAGTTCGTCTACGCGGGCGGTATCGTCGACTTCGTGAAATATCTGAACCATGGCAAGGACATCCCCGAGGGTCTCAAGAAGCCGATCTACGTGTCGGGGGCCTCAGAGGAGGACGCCCCGGTCGAGAGGACCGGTGAGGTCGAGGTCGCGCTGCAATGGAGCTCGTCGTACACCGAGAACGTCATGTGCTACGCGAACGACATCTTCACGCCCGAGGGAGGCATGCACCTGGAGGGCTTCCGCACCGCGCTCACGCGCGTCATCAACGACTACGCGCGCCGGCAGAACATGATCAAGGAAAAGGACGCGAACCTCACTGGCGACGATGTCCGCGAGGGACTGGCGGCGGTCATCTCCGTCAAGCTCGCCGATCCTCAGTTCGAAGGACAGACGAAGGCCAAACTCGGTAGCTCGTTCATGCGCGGACTCGTTCTCAAGGTGCTCTCGGATGGTCTGAGCGATTACCTCGAGGAGCATCCTCGCGCCGGACGCGAGATCGTCAGGAAGGCACAGCAGGCCTCCCGCGCGCGCAACGCCGCGCGCAAGGCGCGCGAAGCGACGCGCAGGAAGAGTCTTCTGGAAACAGCCGCTCTTCCCGGCAAGCTCGCTGACTGCTCGGTGCGCGACGCGGAGATGACCGAGCTGTTCATCGTCGAGGGCGACTCGGCAGGCGGCTCCGCCAAGGACGGGCGGCGTCGCGACATCCAGGCGATCCTGCCGCTGCGCGGCAAGATCTTGAATGTCGAGCGCGTCGGCGACCACCGAGCCTTCTCAAGCGAGACCATCCAGTCGCTCATCACCGCCATCGGATCCGGCGTCACGCAGGTGCAAGGTGACGGGGAGGGCTTCGATGTATCGAAGGCGCGCTACCACAAGATCATCATCATGACCGATGCCGATGTCGACGGCGCCCATATCAGGACGCTGCTGCTGACGTTTTTCTACAAGTACATGAGGCCGCTCATCGATGAGGGCTTCGTCTACGTCGCCTGTCCGCCGATCTTCGGTGTCAAGGTCGGCAAGAAGATCCACTACGTCTACCCCGACGGCCGCACTCCGGAGGAGGAGATCCTGCGGCGCACGATCACCTCGCTCGGTCTCGATCCCGACGAGGATGCAGATGAGCTCGAGGCGGATCGGCCCAAAAAGAAGCACCGCGGCTATGCCGTCCAACGCTACAAGGGCCTCGGCGAGATGGATCCCGCCCAGCTCGCGTCTACGACGATGGACCCCAAGACGCGCATCCTGCAGCGCGTGACGATCGAGGACGCTTCCTTGGCGGAGCGCGCCGTACGCGAGCTCATGGGCCCCGACGTCGCACCGCGGCGCGATTACATCGAGAAGCACGCCCATGACGCGCGCTTCCTGGACGCTTAA
- the gyrA gene encoding DNA gyrase subunit A: MPEDLRRLLDRADGDDTDAEPDVYDPDQGNDSDEEILEESFGAAGRGQAGGEDVNGGALQISEFGTEMRQSFIEYSMSVITARALPDVRDGLKPVHRRILYAMNESGIYPNRPHKKSAWTVGEVIGKYHPHGDTAVYDTMVRLAQWFSMRTPLIDGHGNFGNIDGDGAAAMRYTESRLARPAMELLRDLQKDTVDWQPNYDESLSEPQVLPARFPNLLVNGSSGIAVGMATNIPPHNLLEAVEAACALIDDPEITTDELMQIIPGPDFPTGAVIMGTEGIHKAYETGRGSITVRAKAHIESTKTGRNRLVFTEIPYQVNKGSLQEKIAQLVNEKRLEGISDMRDESTGKGLRLVIELKKGVIPQVVLNNLYKFTSLQSTFGINNLALVEGAPQSLSLRDMLSHYIAHQVDVVNRRTRFDLKKARARAHILEGYLIALDHIDEVISIIRSSETDAEASARLTERFGFTDRQTAAILEMKLRRLTGLERGKIAAELDALRQAIEYYEDLLAHKEKVLAVIKEEMREIARKFGDPRRTEIREAEKELDVEDLIADEDMVVTITHTGYVKRIPVATYRSQKRGGKGVSGVNLKEDDVIAEMFIASTHEFVLFFSTRGKVYRLKVHELPVGSRQARGAAIVNLLPFEEGEKIASVISTRDFPDDEFLMFATRSGMVKKTVMSAYDRSRRDGIIAINLKTDDALLDVRRVRPQDKIIMATTEGKAIMFEQEQVRATGRDTSGVRGIDLRGSARVLGMEITNGQGDLFVITENGYGKRTPVRDYPTQHRGGQGVYTIQMTQRKGMLAAMKTVGPQHELFIITKGATVIRVKTGEISQTGRATQGVKMMNVADGDLVIAVARMTAAKRRPKPSMAAEGQEALEIPSGSSADEVECVDIGGTDDVPEELLDED; encoded by the coding sequence ATGCCCGAGGACCTGCGTCGTCTGCTCGATCGAGCCGACGGAGACGACACGGATGCCGAGCCGGACGTCTACGACCCGGATCAGGGCAATGATTCCGACGAGGAGATCCTCGAGGAGAGCTTCGGCGCGGCCGGTCGCGGCCAGGCCGGCGGTGAGGACGTGAACGGAGGGGCCCTGCAGATCTCCGAGTTCGGCACCGAGATGAGGCAGTCGTTCATCGAGTACTCGATGAGCGTCATCACCGCCCGCGCCCTGCCCGACGTCCGCGACGGCTTGAAGCCGGTGCATCGCAGGATCTTATATGCGATGAACGAATCGGGCATCTATCCCAACCGTCCGCACAAGAAGAGCGCTTGGACGGTCGGAGAGGTCATCGGCAAGTACCATCCGCACGGTGACACCGCCGTCTACGACACGATGGTGCGTCTCGCGCAGTGGTTCTCCATGCGCACGCCGCTCATCGACGGTCATGGCAACTTCGGCAATATCGACGGCGACGGCGCGGCGGCCATGCGCTACACGGAGAGCCGTCTGGCGCGCCCCGCCATGGAGCTGCTGCGCGATCTGCAGAAGGACACTGTCGACTGGCAGCCCAACTACGACGAGTCGCTCTCCGAGCCGCAGGTGCTGCCTGCGCGCTTCCCGAATCTGCTGGTCAACGGATCATCCGGCATCGCCGTCGGCATGGCTACGAATATCCCGCCGCACAACCTCCTCGAGGCCGTCGAGGCCGCCTGCGCGCTCATCGACGACCCGGAGATCACGACCGACGAACTCATGCAGATCATTCCCGGTCCCGATTTTCCCACAGGTGCGGTCATCATGGGCACCGAGGGGATCCACAAGGCCTATGAGACCGGACGCGGCTCGATCACGGTGCGAGCGAAGGCTCATATCGAGTCGACGAAGACCGGGCGCAACCGGCTTGTGTTCACCGAGATCCCCTATCAGGTGAACAAGGGCTCGCTGCAGGAGAAGATCGCCCAGCTCGTCAATGAGAAGCGCCTCGAGGGCATCTCCGACATGCGCGATGAGTCGACGGGAAAGGGGCTCCGCCTCGTCATCGAGTTGAAAAAAGGCGTTATCCCGCAGGTGGTGCTCAACAACCTGTACAAGTTCACCTCGCTTCAGAGCACCTTCGGCATCAACAACCTCGCTCTGGTGGAGGGCGCCCCCCAGTCGCTGTCCCTGCGCGACATGCTGTCGCACTACATCGCCCATCAGGTCGATGTGGTGAACCGGCGCACGCGCTTCGATCTCAAGAAGGCGCGTGCCCGCGCCCACATCCTCGAGGGTTACCTCATAGCGCTCGATCACATCGATGAGGTCATCTCGATCATCCGGTCCTCCGAGACCGATGCCGAGGCCTCGGCGCGCCTGACGGAGCGATTCGGGTTCACCGATCGCCAGACCGCAGCCATTCTTGAGATGAAGCTGCGCCGACTCACCGGGCTCGAGCGAGGCAAGATCGCCGCCGAACTCGATGCTCTGAGGCAGGCGATCGAGTACTACGAGGACCTGCTCGCCCACAAGGAGAAGGTGCTGGCCGTCATCAAGGAGGAGATGCGCGAGATCGCGCGCAAGTTCGGTGACCCGCGCCGCACCGAGATCCGGGAGGCTGAGAAGGAGCTCGATGTCGAGGACCTCATCGCCGACGAGGACATGGTCGTCACCATAACGCACACAGGCTACGTGAAGCGCATCCCCGTGGCCACCTATCGCTCACAGAAGCGCGGCGGCAAGGGAGTATCCGGTGTCAATCTCAAAGAGGATGATGTCATAGCCGAGATGTTCATCGCCTCGACTCACGAGTTCGTCCTGTTCTTCTCAACGCGAGGCAAGGTCTACCGCCTGAAGGTGCATGAGCTGCCCGTCGGGTCCCGACAGGCGCGCGGAGCCGCCATCGTGAACCTGCTGCCGTTCGAAGAGGGTGAGAAGATCGCATCGGTCATCAGCACGCGCGATTTCCCCGATGATGAGTTCCTCATGTTCGCCACCCGCTCCGGGATGGTGAAAAAGACGGTCATGAGCGCCTACGACCGCAGTCGCCGAGACGGTATCATCGCGATCAACCTAAAAACAGACGACGCTCTGCTCGATGTCCGGCGCGTTCGCCCGCAAGACAAGATCATCATGGCGACGACCGAGGGCAAGGCCATCATGTTCGAACAGGAGCAGGTGCGCGCGACCGGTCGGGACACCTCGGGCGTGCGCGGCATCGATCTGCGCGGCAGCGCCCGCGTGCTCGGCATGGAGATCACCAACGGTCAAGGTGACCTGTTCGTGATCACCGAGAACGGTTACGGCAAGCGCACGCCGGTTCGCGACTATCCCACTCAGCACCGAGGCGGACAGGGTGTCTACACCATCCAGATGACGCAGCGAAAAGGAATGCTCGCCGCTATGAAGACGGTCGGTCCGCAGCATGAGCTGTTCATCATCACGAAGGGCGCGACGGTCATCCGCGTCAAGACCGGTGAGATATCCCAGACCGGCCGCGCAACCCAGGGCGTGAAGATGATGAACGTCGCCGACGGCGATCTCGTCATCGCCGTCGCGCGCATGACCGCGGCGAAAAGGCGACCCAAGCCGTCGATGGCTGCCGAGGGGCAGGAGGCGCTGGAGATACCATCCGGCTCATCTGCAGATGAGGTCGAATGCGTAGACATCGGCGGGACGGACGATGTGCCCGAGGAGCTGCTCGACGAGGACTAG
- a CDS encoding bifunctional nuclease family protein: MVRVDIETIVMATGSVPSLVVLRERASEADGGSTAPLRVLSIQTGPFEAAAISRGIEGVRGPRPITHDLFISTLAALGARLERVEINRVEAPIFYSRLIIARNRSEEIALDARPSDALALAVRSNAPIYVEDDVMNRASSAQRRTDEESRDEELDRFDRFAHTVTPDDF, encoded by the coding sequence GTGGTTCGCGTCGATATCGAGACCATCGTTATGGCGACCGGATCCGTTCCATCCCTTGTCGTGTTGCGCGAGCGTGCGAGCGAAGCGGATGGCGGTTCCACCGCTCCTCTTCGGGTTCTCTCCATTCAAACCGGCCCCTTCGAAGCGGCGGCGATCAGCCGTGGCATCGAAGGCGTGCGGGGTCCGCGTCCGATCACCCACGATCTGTTCATCAGCACCCTCGCCGCACTCGGCGCCAGACTCGAGCGCGTTGAGATCAACCGGGTCGAGGCGCCGATCTTCTACTCGAGGCTCATCATCGCGCGCAACCGAAGCGAGGAGATCGCGCTCGATGCGCGGCCGAGCGATGCTCTGGCGCTCGCGGTGCGCTCGAACGCCCCCATCTACGTAGAAGATGATGTCATGAACCGGGCGTCGAGCGCTCAGAGACGCACCGATGAGGAATCACGGGATGAGGAGCTCGATCGCTTCGATCGCTTCGCTCACACGGTCACCCCCGATGACTTCTGA